The Bacillus carboniphilus genome has a window encoding:
- a CDS encoding vWA domain-containing protein: MSFFRVLFLVVLTLFVTACQSGKDEAESLSNEVHDSAKTMEEASMDSKAEILVPIWNGSETDNMIFEEYGTNPFVSTEDDTLSTFAMDVDTGSYSVMRNYIKRGSLPPDDAIRVEEFVNYFKSNMKAPTNDTFAVHVDGGKSPFGEGYHLLRIGIKGKEIEVEERKNANLIFVIDVSGSMNRENRLELVKKSLRVLVDELQPQDRVGIVVYGSRGRVVLNPTSIDEKDKILDAIEELQPEGSTNAEEGLTLGYELAREYFTEGAINRVILASDGVANVGETGHEEILEKIKDYAKKDITLSTFGFGMGNYNDVLMEQLANDGDGNYAYIDSFSEARRIFMEELTGTLQTIAKDAKIQVEFDPAKVDRYRLLGYENRDVRDEDFRNDSVDGGEVGAGHSVTALYEVKLRDDTTELGEVRVRFFNDETGEVEEINQAVSFEGDNLPEDLKFLAAVAEFAEILRGSYWARESSLESVLELAQDSAHAEEHYAFIELVKDAMALSRE, translated from the coding sequence ATGTCGTTTTTTAGAGTTCTATTTCTTGTCGTACTGACACTATTCGTAACAGCTTGTCAAAGTGGGAAAGATGAGGCAGAATCTCTCTCAAATGAAGTACACGATTCTGCAAAGACCATGGAAGAGGCTTCAATGGATTCAAAAGCAGAAATCCTGGTCCCAATATGGAATGGTTCAGAAACTGATAACATGATTTTTGAAGAATATGGTACAAACCCATTTGTTTCAACTGAAGATGACACATTATCAACATTTGCGATGGATGTAGATACTGGCTCGTATTCCGTCATGAGGAATTATATTAAAAGAGGATCGCTTCCACCGGATGATGCTATACGAGTAGAAGAATTTGTGAATTACTTTAAGTCGAATATGAAAGCTCCAACCAATGACACGTTTGCCGTCCATGTAGATGGAGGTAAGTCTCCGTTCGGTGAGGGCTACCATTTGTTGCGTATTGGAATAAAGGGAAAAGAGATTGAAGTGGAAGAGAGAAAAAACGCGAATCTAATCTTTGTCATTGATGTATCAGGATCCATGAATCGCGAAAATCGTTTGGAATTGGTAAAGAAAAGCTTAAGAGTTCTAGTAGATGAATTACAACCACAAGATCGAGTAGGAATTGTTGTTTATGGTTCAAGAGGTCGTGTCGTATTAAACCCAACAAGTATTGATGAGAAAGACAAAATTCTCGATGCTATTGAGGAACTACAACCTGAAGGATCTACAAATGCAGAAGAGGGGCTAACACTGGGGTATGAGCTAGCCCGTGAATATTTTACAGAAGGTGCCATTAACCGAGTCATTTTAGCTTCTGATGGAGTAGCGAATGTCGGCGAAACCGGTCATGAGGAGATTTTGGAAAAGATTAAAGACTATGCCAAAAAAGACATTACATTAAGCACATTTGGTTTTGGGATGGGTAACTATAATGATGTCCTCATGGAGCAGCTTGCTAATGATGGAGATGGAAATTACGCATACATTGACAGTTTTTCAGAAGCGAGAAGAATCTTTATGGAGGAGTTAACCGGTACACTCCAAACAATCGCAAAGGATGCTAAAATTCAAGTCGAATTTGATCCAGCTAAAGTAGACCGTTATCGCTTATTAGGGTATGAGAACCGTGATGTAAGAGATGAGGATTTTAGAAATGATTCGGTCGATGGTGGAGAAGTGGGTGCGGGTCATTCTGTGACGGCTCTATATGAAGTGAAGTTAAGGGATGATACAACCGAACTAGGAGAAGTAAGAGTAAGGTTTTTTAATGATGAAACGGGTGAAGTTGAGGAAATCAACCAAGCCGTATCATTTGAAGGAGACAATCTCCCTGAAGATCTCAAGTTCTTAGCTGCGGTTGCTGAATTTGCGGAAATCTTACGTGGCAGTTATTGGGCGAGAGAAAGCAGCTTGGAGTCGGTATTAGAGCTTGCGCAGGACTCAGCACATGCGGAAGAGCATTATGCATTTATTGAGCTTGTCAAAGATGCTATGGCACTTAGTCGGGAGTAA
- a CDS encoding HAD-IA family hydrolase, translated as MGNRMIKSVLFDFDGTLVDSKKVFINVFNKLADKYKFDKLKWDDVEAIRKMPIIERAKKLNFPMHKLPLMANDFSRHFKQNMNQVLLVDGIRQLLSDLKKKGYMIAIISSNDEKNIRQFLQAHQINQIDEIMCSSLIFGKDKMIKKYLKSNRLSPNEVIYVGDEARDIVACRKSGIQVIWVEWGYDAKELIEKEKPDFMVEVPGDILRIV; from the coding sequence ATGGGGAACAGGATGATTAAATCCGTATTATTTGATTTTGATGGAACACTAGTAGATTCTAAGAAAGTTTTTATTAACGTTTTTAATAAATTAGCAGATAAATATAAATTTGATAAGCTAAAGTGGGATGATGTCGAAGCTATACGTAAAATGCCCATTATTGAGCGAGCCAAAAAACTAAATTTCCCAATGCATAAGCTGCCGCTAATGGCAAATGATTTTAGCCGCCACTTTAAACAAAATATGAATCAAGTTTTATTAGTGGATGGAATTAGACAGTTACTTTCAGACCTAAAGAAAAAGGGCTATATGATTGCTATTATTTCATCGAATGACGAAAAAAATATCCGACAATTTTTACAGGCTCATCAGATCAATCAAATCGATGAAATCATGTGTTCCAGTCTTATCTTTGGTAAGGATAAGATGATAAAAAAATATTTAAAATCTAACCGATTATCACCAAATGAAGTTATTTATGTGGGAGACGAAGCTCGCGATATCGTAGCCTGCCGAAAAAGTGGAATCCAAGTCATTTGGGTAGAGTGGGGATACGATGCAAAAGAGCTAATTGAAAAGGAAAAGCCAGATTTTATGGTTGAGGTTCCTGGCGATATTTTGAGGATTGTTTAG
- a CDS encoding rhodanese-related sulfurtransferase — protein sequence MTEKAYRVLLYYHYVTIENPEEFAKAHLKFCKEIGLKGRILVANEGINGTVSGTVEQTNQYMEAMKNDPMFADMVFKIDESDGHAFKKMHVRPRPELVTLRLEDDINPKELTGEYLEPKEFYKRMQEENTIVLDVRNTYEYDLGHIRGAIRPDVETFRDTPNWVRENRELLEGKRILTYCTGGIRCEKFSGWLKREGFEDVGQLHGGVVTYGKDPEVQGDLWDGQLYVFDERIAVPVNRKEHVIVGKDYFTGEPCERYVNCANPECNKQILASEESEHKYMRSCSHECRVHPRNRYVVEHGLNKEQVEERLQKIENEKSVQA from the coding sequence ATGACAGAGAAAGCTTACAGAGTATTATTGTATTATCACTATGTAACGATTGAAAATCCTGAAGAGTTTGCAAAAGCTCACTTGAAATTTTGTAAAGAAATTGGACTAAAAGGTAGAATTCTGGTTGCGAATGAAGGGATCAATGGTACGGTTTCTGGTACGGTCGAACAAACAAATCAGTACATGGAAGCTATGAAAAATGACCCGATGTTCGCTGACATGGTCTTCAAAATTGATGAATCAGATGGACATGCTTTTAAGAAAATGCATGTGCGTCCTAGACCAGAGCTTGTTACACTACGTCTGGAAGATGATATCAACCCTAAAGAATTAACAGGGGAATATCTAGAACCAAAAGAATTTTATAAGAGAATGCAAGAAGAAAATACAATCGTGTTAGATGTTCGGAACACATATGAATATGATTTAGGACACATTAGAGGTGCGATTCGTCCTGATGTTGAAACGTTCCGCGATACTCCAAACTGGGTTCGTGAAAACAGGGAACTTCTAGAGGGTAAACGAATTTTAACGTATTGTACGGGTGGAATTCGTTGCGAAAAATTCTCTGGTTGGTTAAAACGTGAGGGTTTCGAAGATGTTGGTCAACTTCACGGTGGTGTTGTAACGTATGGTAAAGACCCTGAAGTTCAAGGTGACCTGTGGGATGGACAGCTTTATGTATTCGATGAAAGAATCGCCGTACCTGTTAACCGTAAAGAGCATGTGATTGTAGGAAAAGACTACTTCACTGGTGAACCTTGTGAACGTTACGTTAATTGTGCAAACCCAGAGTGCAACAAACAAATTCTAGCCTCTGAGGAAAGTGAACATAAATATATGCGTTCTTGTTCTCACGAATGTCGTGTACACCCAAGAAACCGCTATGTAGTGGAACACGGCCTCAATAAAGAACAGGTTGAAGAAAGACTTCAAAAGATTGAGAATGAAAAATCTGTTCAAGCCTAA
- a CDS encoding YitT family protein yields the protein MESELAKIQHKKLSKGKLLKSLIFVPLGAIFVAVGLEIFLVPNQIIDGGIVGISIIFSHLTGIKLGLFLFFLNLPFFFLGYKQIGKTFAFTTLGGITILSISTQFLHPVPGLTDDPLLAAVFGGIILGIGVGLVIRNSGSLDGTEILAILFNKKTPFSVGEVVMFFNLFILGSAGFVFGWENAMYSLIAYFIAYKMIDITIEGFESSKSVWIISDFHKEIANALNDRLGRGVTYLNGQGAYTGDSKQVIFCVITRLEEAKLKSIVDDIDPSAFLAVGDIHDVKGGRFKKRDIH from the coding sequence ATGGAATCAGAGTTAGCAAAAATACAACACAAAAAATTATCGAAAGGAAAGCTATTAAAAAGCCTCATCTTTGTTCCACTCGGAGCTATTTTTGTAGCAGTGGGACTTGAAATCTTCCTAGTTCCCAATCAAATCATTGATGGTGGAATCGTCGGTATTTCGATTATTTTTTCTCATTTAACTGGGATTAAACTCGGTCTTTTTCTATTTTTCCTAAACCTACCTTTCTTTTTCTTGGGTTATAAGCAAATAGGGAAGACATTTGCATTCACTACATTAGGTGGGATCACGATTCTGTCCATATCCACACAATTTTTACACCCCGTACCAGGGTTAACAGATGATCCACTGTTAGCTGCTGTCTTCGGTGGAATTATTCTTGGAATTGGTGTGGGGCTGGTTATTCGGAACAGTGGTTCACTGGATGGAACTGAAATCCTAGCAATTCTCTTTAATAAGAAGACACCTTTTTCTGTTGGAGAAGTGGTTATGTTTTTTAACTTATTTATTTTGGGTAGTGCAGGATTTGTTTTTGGTTGGGAAAATGCGATGTACTCACTCATCGCTTACTTTATCGCATATAAAATGATTGATATTACAATTGAAGGATTTGAGTCTTCTAAGTCGGTTTGGATTATTAGTGACTTTCATAAAGAAATTGCCAATGCACTTAATGATCGGTTAGGTAGAGGCGTTACTTATTTAAATGGTCAAGGGGCCTATACAGGTGACAGCAAACAAGTGATTTTTTGTGTCATTACGCGTCTTGAAGAAGCAAAGCTAAAAAGTATCGTGGATGACATTGATCCATCAGCATTCCTTGCTGTGGGAGATATTCATGATGTCAAAGGTGGTCGGTTCAAAAAACGAGATATCCATTAA
- a CDS encoding alpha/beta fold hydrolase: MNNYTKENHKVNRYSIDDFLNSESIMYNSLSYKGDKVLYSSDKTGVYNAFSVSIQDKVIKQLTASTENNVFPVSYFPNDDRFLYLSDKGGNEIFHLYVCNENGEVTELTTDEKERAIFYSWSQDGQSFFYGSNKRDPRFMDVYEMSVGTFKSRVLFEDKEGYEFGAISPDKKCIALSKVINSNHSTLYLYDVETGETKCVSKGEGEFQSQPQTFSQDSKELYYLSDEGYEFLYLKKWDTVTGEEQVIAKEDWDIMNARFSKQFTYLLYSTNVDARTEISILDMRSGQKVQMNDVPVGQITSIKVSQDEKTISFLLNSPTSPNNLYAYNLESQEMKPLTSTLNPSIEESDLVKAEVIRYSSFDGLEIPAIYYKPHLVEGEKAPALVFVHGGPGGQSRLDYNLQFQYLANQGYAILAVNNRGSSGYGKTFFKAADLKHGEIDLADCVEGKTYLQTLAHIDADRIGIFGGSYGGYMVLAALAFRPDEFKVGVDIFGVSNWERTLKSIPSWWESFRDALYQKLGNPYTQTDYIRSISPLFHADKITKPLIVLQGANDPRVLKVESDEIVEILEKNQVPVEYIVFDDEGHGFTKRENRKRGYEGIVTFLDRYLR, encoded by the coding sequence ATGAACAATTATACGAAAGAAAACCATAAGGTTAATCGCTATTCCATTGATGACTTTTTAAACTCTGAATCTATCATGTATAACTCACTTTCCTATAAAGGAGATAAGGTCCTTTACTCAAGTGATAAGACTGGAGTATACAATGCGTTTAGTGTATCTATACAAGACAAGGTAATTAAGCAGTTAACAGCCTCAACGGAAAACAACGTGTTCCCGGTATCCTATTTCCCGAATGACGATCGTTTCCTTTATTTAAGTGACAAAGGCGGAAATGAAATTTTCCATTTATACGTTTGTAACGAAAATGGTGAGGTAACTGAACTAACAACGGATGAGAAGGAACGCGCTATATTTTATAGCTGGAGTCAGGATGGTCAGTCCTTTTTCTATGGATCGAATAAGCGGGATCCACGTTTCATGGATGTTTATGAAATGAGTGTGGGGACCTTTAAATCTCGTGTTCTATTTGAAGATAAAGAAGGTTATGAGTTCGGAGCTATTTCACCTGATAAAAAATGCATCGCATTAAGTAAGGTAATCAATAGTAATCATTCAACCTTGTATTTATACGATGTGGAAACAGGGGAAACCAAGTGTGTTAGTAAGGGAGAGGGAGAATTCCAATCACAACCTCAAACATTTAGTCAGGATTCTAAGGAACTGTACTACCTTTCTGATGAGGGATATGAATTTTTATACCTTAAGAAATGGGACACAGTAACGGGAGAAGAACAAGTAATAGCCAAAGAAGATTGGGATATTATGAATGCTCGTTTCTCCAAGCAGTTTACCTATCTTCTGTACAGTACAAATGTGGATGCTCGAACGGAAATATCCATTCTTGATATGCGCTCTGGCCAAAAAGTACAAATGAATGATGTTCCTGTAGGACAGATTACCAGTATCAAAGTTTCACAGGATGAAAAAACAATAAGCTTCCTACTAAATAGTCCGACATCACCTAACAACTTATATGCTTATAATCTAGAGTCACAAGAAATGAAGCCATTAACTAGTACATTGAATCCGTCTATTGAAGAAAGCGATTTGGTGAAGGCGGAAGTGATTCGTTATTCATCATTTGATGGCCTAGAGATTCCTGCGATTTATTATAAGCCACACCTTGTAGAAGGTGAAAAGGCTCCTGCCCTAGTATTTGTCCATGGTGGTCCTGGTGGTCAATCTAGACTTGATTATAACCTGCAGTTCCAGTATTTAGCGAACCAAGGTTACGCTATACTTGCGGTCAACAACCGAGGAAGTTCTGGATATGGGAAGACTTTCTTTAAGGCAGCTGATTTAAAGCATGGAGAGATTGATTTAGCTGATTGTGTAGAAGGAAAAACATATCTTCAAACCTTAGCCCATATCGATGCTGATAGGATTGGCATCTTTGGTGGAAGCTATGGCGGTTATATGGTTCTGGCTGCATTAGCTTTCCGTCCAGATGAGTTTAAAGTGGGTGTCGATATTTTCGGTGTTTCCAACTGGGAGCGTACATTAAAGAGCATCCCTTCTTGGTGGGAATCTTTCCGTGATGCTCTCTATCAAAAGCTGGGGAATCCTTATACTCAAACAGACTACATTCGAAGTATCTCGCCGCTGTTCCATGCTGACAAAATTACGAAGCCTTTGATTGTTTTGCAGGGAGCCAATGACCCTCGTGTTCTAAAAGTTGAATCCGATGAAATTGTTGAAATTCTTGAGAAAAATCAAGTGCCGGTCGAATATATTGTATTTGACGATGAGGGGCATGGATTTACGAAGCGTGAGAATCGAAAAAGAGGGTATGAAGGGATTGTTACGTTTTTAGACCGTTATTTACGATAA
- a CDS encoding ATP-binding protein, which produces MADQHDDSQDRRNNNHHLSQLASVGQVAAGIAHEVRNPLTAVKGFLQLLENEGKKEYIEIAQSELENALTTLNNLLQVSKPDLEEEESQTFLVAVELQSVLNLFQDKIYEVELVVDLKNDDATVYGKKNQFKKAFFNLIKNAFESIPGKGKIEIKQYATEKEIFLEIKDSGIGIPKEKIAILGTPFFSTKNQGTGMGLTQVFSVVYQHGGHIQVESEEGVGTQFTLSLPKSLSTRKRGVVKLDLKYEESYTIKDFVRENRDSFEDRLLAQAINVKDKIEEILEIGNINLLDNAQVLSFYVVEGRENELIQFAKQEGVLWAKYSLTLAFKLEWVQAIRRTLWDFLYNFKLKGNPQMELEDFFTLEKNINELFDQFLNYFFISYSKYKDEQLQSQRKLVESLSVPIIPISPYISILPIIGEMDSYRVQTIEEKVIHEVSRQRIHTLIMDLSGVGLMTTETIEHFMKIIDGISLMGCKTVITGVHPDLVRTIVGSGISFEKKADTKGTLQLALKDYIWVANEANPPKKDKKILN; this is translated from the coding sequence ATCCACTAACCGCTGTGAAGGGCTTTTTGCAGCTACTAGAAAACGAGGGTAAGAAAGAATACATAGAAATTGCACAATCTGAGTTAGAGAATGCGCTAACGACGTTAAATAACCTTCTCCAGGTTTCTAAACCTGACTTAGAGGAAGAAGAAAGTCAAACTTTCCTTGTAGCGGTTGAACTCCAGTCCGTACTAAATTTATTTCAGGACAAAATCTATGAAGTAGAATTAGTCGTCGATTTGAAAAACGATGATGCAACGGTATATGGAAAGAAAAATCAGTTTAAGAAAGCTTTTTTTAATCTGATCAAAAATGCATTTGAGTCCATCCCTGGAAAGGGTAAGATTGAAATAAAGCAATATGCTACAGAGAAAGAAATCTTTTTGGAAATCAAAGACTCTGGCATCGGGATTCCAAAAGAGAAAATTGCCATTTTAGGTACACCGTTCTTTTCAACAAAGAATCAGGGGACAGGAATGGGCTTGACTCAAGTATTCTCAGTTGTGTACCAACATGGTGGGCACATTCAAGTCGAGAGCGAGGAAGGAGTAGGGACGCAATTCACACTATCTCTACCTAAAAGTCTTTCAACAAGAAAAAGAGGAGTGGTCAAGTTGGATTTAAAATACGAAGAAAGCTATACCATTAAAGACTTTGTAAGAGAAAACAGAGATTCCTTTGAGGATCGTCTGCTTGCACAAGCCATTAATGTAAAAGATAAAATTGAGGAAATCCTCGAAATCGGAAATATCAATCTACTAGATAATGCTCAAGTTCTATCATTCTATGTAGTAGAAGGGCGAGAAAATGAGTTAATTCAATTTGCTAAACAAGAAGGCGTTTTATGGGCGAAATATTCCTTAACGCTAGCTTTCAAGCTTGAGTGGGTTCAGGCAATCCGAAGAACGCTTTGGGATTTTCTCTATAACTTCAAACTAAAAGGTAATCCCCAAATGGAGTTAGAAGACTTTTTTACACTCGAAAAGAATATTAACGAATTGTTTGACCAGTTCCTTAACTATTTCTTTATTAGCTACTCTAAATATAAAGACGAACAGCTACAATCACAAAGAAAGTTAGTGGAAAGCCTCTCTGTTCCGATTATCCCGATTTCTCCATACATAAGTATTTTACCTATCATCGGGGAAATGGACTCCTATCGAGTTCAGACCATTGAAGAAAAAGTCATCCATGAGGTGAGTCGCCAACGAATACATACTCTTATTATGGATTTATCCGGTGTTGGCCTTATGACTACGGAGACCATTGAGCATTTCATGAAAATTATTGATGGTATTTCACTAATGGGTTGTAAAACAGTGATTACTGGGGTGCACCCTGACCTAGTCAGAACGATTGTAGGTTCAGGCATCAGCTTTGAAAAGAAAGCTGATACAAAGGGAACATTGCAGCTAGCTCTAAAAGACTATATATGGGTTGCGAACGAGGCTAATCCCCCGAAGAAAGACAAGAAAATACTTAATTAA